The following coding sequences are from one Chanos chanos chromosome 12, fChaCha1.1, whole genome shotgun sequence window:
- the c12h6orf62 gene encoding uncharacterized protein C6orf62 homolog: MGDPTSRRNQTRNRLRAQLRKKRESLADQFDFKIYIAFVFKEKKKKSALFEVAEVVPVMTNNYEESILKGVRDSSYSLESSLELLQKDVVQLHAPRYQSMRRDVIGCTQEMDFILWPRNDIEKIVCLLFSRWKGADHEPFRPVQAKFEFHHGDYEKQFLHALGRKDKAGMVMNNPNQSVFLFMDKQHLQTPKTKATVFKLCSLCLYLPQDQLTCWGVGDIEDHLRPYMPD; the protein is encoded by the exons ATGGGAGACCCAACGTCTCGACGGAACCAAACGAGAAATCGCCTCCGTGCCCAGCTTCGGAAGAAAAGGGAATCGTTGGCTGACCAGTTCGACTTCAAGATCTACATTGCATTCGTGTTCAAAGAAAAA aagaagaagtcTGCGCTTTTTGAGGTAGCTGAAGTGGTTCCTGTGATGACTAACAACTATGAGGAGAGTATTCTGAAAGGTGTGCGAGACTCCAGCTACTCCTTAGAGAGTTCTCTAGAACTTCTACAAAAAGATGTTGTGCAGTTACATGCCCCTCGCTACCAGTCAATGCGAAGG GATGTCATAGGTTGCACCCAGGAGATGGACTTTATCCTTTGGCCCCGCAATGACATAGAGAAGATAGTTTGTCTCCTGTTCTCCAGATGGAAGGGGGCTGACCACGAACCATTTAGGCCTGTTCAG GCCAAGTTTGAATTTCATCATGGAGACTATGAGAAACAATTCCTGCATGCTTTGGGCCGGAAGGACAAGGCTGGGATGGTTATGAACAACCCCAATCAGTCTGTGTTCCTCTTTATGGACAAACAGCACTTACAG ACTCCAAAAACCAAGGCCACAGTTTTCAAGTTGTGcagcctctgtctctacctGCCTCAGGACCAGCTGACCTGTTGGGGGGTCGGAGATATTGAGGATCACCTCCGTCCATACATGCCAGACTAG
- the acot13 gene encoding acyl-coenzyme A thioesterase 13: protein MVSLSLNSLKQVMRAMIDSSGFDRVLRKVELVSASPGKVVCQMKVEEEHTNRGGTLHGGLTATLVDVISTTALLYTERGAPGVSVDMNITYMSAAKLGEDVLITAQVLKQGRTLAFATVDLTNKTTGKLIAQGRHTKHLGS, encoded by the exons ATGGTTTCGTTGTCTCTTAATTCGTTGAAACAGGTTATGCGAGCAATGATTGATTCTAGTGGATTTGATCGAGTTTTAAGAAAG GTAGAACTCGTCTCAGCCAGTCCGGGCAAAGTAGTTTGTCAGATGAAGGTAGAAGAAGAACACACAAACCGAGGTGGGACGCTCCATGGCGGACTAACTGCCACACTTGTGGACGTGATCTCTACTACTGCATTATTATATACCGAGAGAGGAGCGCCTGGTGTTAGCGTTGACATGAATATCAC GTACATGAGTGCAGCAAAACTTGGGGAGGATGTCTTGATTACAGCTCAAGTCCTGAAGCAAGGACGGACATTGGCCTTTGCCACAGTGGACCTCACGAACAAAACCACTGGAAAACTTATTGCACAAGGGAGACACACAAAGCACCTGGGTAGTTAA
- the tdp2b gene encoding tyrosyl-DNA phosphodiesterase 2 gives MTSSITSDESLASLEETRLRLCDEFASITGSDSAVAQCYLAENEWEIERALNAFFEADMESVFDAEDTTERGDSVQNKRKEQHPPEGTGNSETNKKFKPETSDCIDLTNEEPACSSDTTSKNRAAETGAQTPADSKANGKLSLLSWNVDGLDTLNLAERARGLCSYLALYTPDVVLLQELVPPYVQYLKKRAVSYTFIEGGEDGYFTGLMLKKSRVKLLESQVISYPTTQMMRNLIVAQVSISGQELYLMTSHLESCKNQAAERMNQLKVVFQKIREAPDNVTVIFGGDTNLRDSEVVKVGGLPPGVCDVWEQLGKQEHCRFTWDTKTNGNKNLPYVSRCRFDRIYLRPAKEGPKMVPDHMVLVGMEKLDCGRYTSDHWGIYCTFTTEGE, from the exons ATGACTAGTTCTATAACGTCAGATGAATCACTGGCGAGTTTAGAGGAGACCAGATTACGTCTTTGTGATGAATTTGCTTCTATCACTGGATCAGACAGCGCAGTAGCGCAGTGCTACCttgctgaaaatgaatgggaaaTTGAG AGAGCTCTTAATGCTTTTTTCGAGGCAGACATGGAGTCTGTTTTTGATGCAGAGGACAcgacagagagaggtgacagtgtacagaacaagagaaaagagcagCATCCTCCTGAGGGCACAGGCAACTCAGAAACAAATAAGAAGTTTAAACCAGAAACATCTGATTG TATAGACTTGACAAACGAGGAACCTGCGTGTTCCAGTGATACCACTTCGAAGAACAGAGCGGCCGAGACAGGTGCACAGACACCGGCCGACAGCAAGGCTAATGGAAAGCTCTCTCTGCTAAGCTGGAACGTGGATGGTTTGGACACGTTAAACCTGGCAGAGCGGGCTCGGGGCCTTTGCTCTTACCTGGCATT atACACACCTGACGTGGTGTTACTGCAGGAGCTCGTCCCACCTTATGTTCAGTATCTGAAGAAACGAGCCGTTAGCTACACTTTCATTGAGG GGGGCGAAGATGGATATTTCACCGGACTAATGTTGAAAAAATCAAGAGTTAAACTGCTGGAGAGTCAAGTCATTTCTTACCCAACAACACAAATGATGAGAAATCTCATAGTTGCTCAg GTGAGTATATCAGGCCAGGAGCTTTATCTGATGACCTCACACTTGGAGAGCTGTAAGAACCAGGCTGCAGAACGAATGAACCAACTGAAGGTAGTCTTCCAAAAGATAAGAGAGGCACCTGACAACGTCACTGTCATATTTGGAGGAGACACCAATCTCAGAGACTCTGAG GTCGTAAAGGTGGGAGGATTACCTCCTGGAGTATGTGACGTGTGGGAGCAGCTGGGTAAACAGGAGCACTGCAGGTTCACCTGGGACACTAAAACTAACGGCAATAAAAATTTGCCTTACGTCAGCAGGTGTCGCTTTGACCGGATCTACCTGAGGCCGGCTAAGGAGGGGCCCAAAATGGTTCCTGACCACATGGTACTGGTGGGTATGGAGAAATTGGACTGTGGTCGTTATACAAGTGATCACTGGGGTATCTACTGTACTTTCACAACTGAGGGGGAATAA
- the tmem64 gene encoding transmembrane protein 64 yields the protein MWSSGSATLAIVAKTLKHAAGKGQIQLNRWLQRTPDSMDCDKIDILICNAFDERGTVGKSESDLESINDTGVSFIGDFRHPCCITTCCFKSALLACILTAVCFSSLALVRQYLKDLLLWVESLDSFVGAMLFIVGLITVSFPCGWGYIVLNVAAGYLYGFVLGMGLVMVGVLIGTFIAHVVCKRLLTDWVLSKIGSSEQLSAVIRVVEGGSGLKVVALARLTPIPFGLQNAVFSITDVSLPNYLVASSVGLLPTQLLNSYLGTTLRTMEDVIAEQSISGYFVFSLQIFISIGLMFYVVHRAQVELNAAIAACQMELKTSYMNGSTTNHSSSTYCSKRASAGGVIVNVV from the exons ATGTGGAGCTCTGGGTCAGCAACCTTGGCGATCGTCGCGAAAACCTTAAAACATGCAGCAGGAAAGGGGCAGATTCAGCTGAACCGTTGGTTACAGCGAACCCCAGACTCAATGGACTGCGACAAAATAGACATTTTAATATGTAATGCCTTTGATGAGAGAGGCACCGTCGGGAAATCAGAGTCAGACCTCGAAAGCATCAACGACACTGGGGTGTCCTTCATCGGGGACTTCAGGCATCCGTGTTGCATTACCACCTGTTGCTTTAAAAGCGCCCTCTTGGCATGCATATTGACTGCTGTCTGCTTCTCATCTTTGGCTCTTGTGCGCCAATATTTGAAGGACCTTCTGCTTTGGGTTGAAAGTTTGGACAGTTTTGTCGGCGCCATGCTTTTCATAGTCGGTTTAATAACAGTGTCTTTTCCCTGCGGTTGGGGTTACATTGTTTTAAACGTGGCAGCAGGTTACCTGTATGGCTTTGTATTGGGAATGGGCCTAGTGATGGTTGGAGTTTTAATTGGGACTTTCATCGCTCATGTGGTTTGTAAGCGGTTACTGACAGACTGGGTTTTGAGCAAGATTGGAAGCAGTGAACAACTTAGCGCTGTCATACGAGTTGTGGAGGGTGGAAGTGGACTTAAAGTTGTGGCCTTAGCAAGACTCACACCGATACCTTTTGGTCTCCAAAATGCTGTGTTTTCG ATCACAGATGTATCTTTACCAAATTATCTAGTGGCTTCTTCAGTGGGGTTACTTCCCACGCAGCTACTCAACTCATACCTAGGGACCACACTACGCACGATGGAGGATGTCATTGCTGAACAGAGCATCAGTGGATACTTTGTATTCAGTCTACAG ATTTTCATCAGTATAGGTCTGATGTTTTACGTCGTGCATCGCGCACAAGTGGAACTGAATGCCGCTATCGCCGCCTGTCAGATGGAGTTGAAAACGTCGTACATGAACGGCAGCACGACCAACCACAGCAGCTCCACGTACTGCAGCAAAAGAGCATCTGCGGGAGGAGTGATCGTCAACGTGGTCTGA